From the Endomicrobiales bacterium genome, one window contains:
- a CDS encoding NADH-quinone oxidoreductase subunit B family protein, producing MKIFKNRLKKGLVTINSSCFKTISAGALEIEGPGNELKQLIIKKFSRSLHIREVDTGSCFGCESEIIAATNPIYDIQRFAIDFVASPRHADALLVTGPLSKNMKIALKKTYDAMPGPKMVITLGDCALDGGAFKGSYYTLGGINKILPVLLHIPGCPPKPAEIIAALLSYMKAGK from the coding sequence ATGAAAATATTTAAAAACAGACTTAAGAAAGGGCTTGTTACCATCAACTCATCGTGTTTTAAAACAATTTCCGCAGGTGCGCTTGAAATTGAAGGGCCGGGAAACGAACTGAAACAACTTATCATAAAAAAATTTTCCAGGTCTTTACATATCCGCGAAGTTGATACCGGCTCATGCTTCGGTTGCGAGTCCGAGATAATCGCGGCCACCAACCCGATCTACGACATTCAAAGGTTTGCAATAGATTTTGTAGCTTCGCCAAGGCATGCTGACGCGCTTCTTGTGACCGGGCCGTTGTCAAAGAATATGAAAATTGCTCTTAAAAAAACATATGACGCTATGCCCGGACCCAAAATGGTGATAACCCTCGGTGATTGTGCTTTAGACGGTGGAGCGTTCAAGGGTTCGTATTACACTCTGGGCGGGATAAATAAAATACTGCCGGTATTGTTGCATATTCCCGGCTGCCCGCCGAAACCGGCGGAAATTATCGCGGCTTTATTGAGCTATATGAAAGCCGGTAAATAG
- a CDS encoding NADH-quinone oxidoreductase subunit C: protein MNFHIRLKEIEQKCSFKFIGVPEEKDGVIYLDARKEDFLKACLALHAELGSPVKIFFADDDREDAENFRLYCGFEDAVRGKWMFVRLPVARSAPEFPSLAKEIFSANLFEKEILEMFGIIPVGNPDTRRLRLHDEVWPRGAYPLRKNFNSNSDCQGERGIYKFKKIEGSGVFEVPVGPVHAGIIGPGHFRFSVAGEPVINLEIRLGFTHRGVEKLMEGKNIHEAVRLAECVTGDSSFAHSLALCNAAEKICGTIIPENAELSRAIFLELERMHNHIIDIGTMALDAAYSFPHAYASVMKEYLLTVNEKLTGSRYLRSACVPGGVSKDISGADSIFVSGCMDEVMKDFKELKEMLLSNASFMDRVDSTGVLGRKVAEDLGVSGLAARASGIDLDLRKDFSGVYRKVKFNIAKEVSGDVLARLSIRIKEFEESANLVKQFAAMLKEGDAYRVEITEIKQSFALGYVEGWRGPVIYWVRLNSEGIIERCKIVDSSFNNWQGLAYALPGNIIPDFPLINKSFNLSYSGNDL, encoded by the coding sequence ATGAACTTTCATATAAGATTAAAAGAAATAGAACAGAAATGTTCATTTAAATTTATCGGTGTTCCGGAAGAAAAAGACGGGGTTATATACCTTGACGCGCGGAAGGAAGATTTTCTTAAAGCCTGCCTTGCGCTTCATGCGGAACTTGGCTCGCCTGTGAAAATATTTTTTGCTGATGATGACCGCGAAGACGCGGAGAATTTCCGTCTTTATTGCGGTTTTGAAGATGCCGTGCGTGGCAAATGGATGTTTGTCAGGTTGCCGGTCGCAAGATCCGCGCCTGAATTTCCTTCGTTAGCCAAAGAGATATTTTCCGCGAACTTATTTGAAAAAGAAATTCTTGAAATGTTTGGTATTATACCCGTAGGCAATCCCGATACCAGACGACTCAGGCTTCATGATGAAGTTTGGCCCCGCGGCGCCTACCCGTTAAGAAAAAACTTTAATTCAAATTCAGATTGCCAAGGTGAACGCGGGATCTATAAGTTCAAAAAAATAGAGGGCTCGGGTGTTTTTGAAGTACCTGTGGGCCCTGTACACGCAGGTATAATCGGGCCTGGGCATTTCAGGTTCAGCGTTGCAGGAGAACCCGTTATAAACCTTGAAATAAGGCTCGGGTTTACTCACAGGGGCGTAGAAAAATTGATGGAAGGGAAAAATATACATGAAGCAGTACGCCTTGCCGAATGCGTGACCGGCGATTCATCTTTCGCTCACAGCCTTGCGCTGTGCAATGCCGCAGAAAAGATATGCGGCACAATAATCCCAGAGAATGCCGAATTATCGCGCGCCATTTTCCTTGAACTTGAAAGAATGCATAATCACATTATAGATATAGGTACCATGGCGCTTGACGCGGCATACAGTTTTCCCCACGCTTACGCTTCGGTAATGAAAGAATATCTTTTAACAGTTAACGAAAAACTTACAGGTAGCAGGTATTTGAGATCCGCCTGTGTTCCCGGAGGGGTTTCCAAAGACATTTCCGGAGCAGATTCAATATTTGTCTCCGGCTGCATGGATGAAGTGATGAAAGATTTCAAAGAGCTTAAAGAAATGCTTTTGTCCAATGCTTCGTTCATGGACAGGGTTGATTCTACCGGTGTTCTCGGAAGAAAAGTCGCCGAAGATCTCGGGGTTTCGGGGCTCGCTGCCAGAGCTTCAGGAATAGATCTAGACCTCCGCAAGGATTTTTCTGGAGTATACCGCAAAGTAAAATTCAATATCGCTAAAGAGGTTTCTGGCGATGTCCTTGCCCGCCTTAGTATCAGGATAAAAGAGTTTGAAGAATCGGCAAATTTGGTAAAACAATTCGCCGCTATGCTTAAAGAGGGAGATGCTTACAGGGTGGAAATAACCGAAATAAAACAGAGTTTCGCTCTCGGGTATGTGGAAGGATGGAGAGGCCCCGTGATTTACTGGGTAAGGCTAAATTCCGAAGGAATAATTGAAAGATGCAAGATAGTTGATTCTTCATTTAATAATTGGCAAGGCCTTGCCTATGCGCTTCCCGGGAATATAATACCTGATTTTCCGCTGATAAATAAAAGTTTCAATCTTTCATATTCAGGGAACGACCTATGA
- a CDS encoding hydrogenase 4 subunit F, whose amino-acid sequence MSVVPLFIKKQKTIGLINAMGSFAGLIMAFLLAGELAAHSQSFFGFIYADALSGFFILTISVVNFASSLYSVSYIQKDLEDGEISEKKSRLYYTLFNLFTFTMYCVTIFNNLGFMWVAVEMTTLTSAFLVGFYNTKKSVEAAWKYIIICFVGLAFALFGTILFYYASSTRDVSSLNWTDMMLAAATFDPKIIKIAFLFIIVGYGTKAGFAPMHTWLPDAHSQAPAPISAMLSGVLIKTSIFVILRFALIVNKSVQPSFTAGLLIGFGVVSLIIAAGFVLVQKDIKRLLAYSSIEHIGIIALGFGFGGPLGCVGALFHIFNHAVTKAAMFFCAGSIVKRFGTNNMRKISGVVRALPFTGTLVMIVAFAIAGTPPFSIFISEIMIIISGFSRGNYTATSILLVALAVVFGSIIYYISKVVFGVKPESVPVAKESRGVKAGLIFLVLIMVVFGVAMPPFFTNILNSAAAILW is encoded by the coding sequence ATGTCTGTGGTACCGCTATTTATAAAAAAACAGAAAACTATAGGTTTAATAAACGCTATGGGCAGCTTTGCCGGGCTTATAATGGCGTTTCTTCTTGCCGGTGAACTTGCCGCGCACTCACAGTCGTTTTTTGGTTTTATATATGCCGATGCTTTGAGTGGTTTTTTTATACTTACAATATCGGTTGTAAACTTTGCCTCGTCACTTTATTCGGTCTCCTACATTCAAAAGGACCTTGAAGATGGAGAAATATCCGAAAAAAAATCTAGATTGTATTATACCCTGTTTAACCTTTTTACATTTACAATGTATTGTGTTACTATCTTCAATAACTTGGGTTTTATGTGGGTAGCGGTGGAAATGACAACTCTTACATCGGCTTTTCTTGTGGGTTTCTACAACACAAAAAAATCAGTTGAAGCCGCATGGAAGTACATAATAATATGCTTCGTAGGGCTGGCATTCGCTCTTTTTGGCACTATTCTTTTCTATTACGCTTCAAGCACTCGCGATGTCAGTAGCCTTAATTGGACGGATATGATGCTCGCGGCGGCGACTTTTGACCCTAAAATAATAAAAATAGCATTTTTGTTCATTATTGTTGGATACGGCACAAAAGCAGGTTTTGCCCCTATGCACACATGGCTGCCCGACGCGCACAGCCAGGCACCTGCCCCTATAAGCGCTATGCTTTCCGGCGTGCTAATTAAAACATCTATTTTCGTGATACTGCGTTTTGCGTTGATAGTCAACAAAAGCGTTCAACCGTCATTTACGGCCGGGCTTCTTATTGGGTTTGGCGTTGTTTCGCTTATCATAGCGGCGGGTTTTGTGCTTGTTCAAAAAGACATAAAAAGGCTTCTTGCATATTCAAGCATTGAACATATCGGTATTATCGCCCTTGGGTTTGGATTTGGCGGACCGCTCGGTTGCGTAGGCGCATTGTTCCATATTTTCAACCATGCTGTAACGAAAGCCGCGATGTTTTTTTGCGCGGGGAGCATTGTAAAAAGATTCGGTACGAACAATATGAGAAAAATAAGTGGTGTCGTCCGGGCGCTGCCTTTTACGGGCACGCTTGTAATGATAGTTGCTTTTGCTATCGCCGGTACTCCGCCTTTTTCAATTTTCATAAGTGAAATAATGATTATCATATCTGGTTTTTCACGCGGGAACTATACTGCTACATCTATACTGCTTGTTGCTCTTGCAGTGGTTTTTGGTTCAATTATTTATTATATTTCAAAAGTTGTTTTCGGCGTAAAACCCGAGTCTGTTCCGGTGGCAAAGGAAAGCCGGGGGGTAAAAGCCGGTCTTATTTTTCTTGTTTTAATAATGGTTGTCTTCGGTGTTGCAATGCCGCCTTTCTTTACAAATATACTTAACTCGGCGGCGGCGATATTATGGTGA
- a CDS encoding NADH-quinone oxidoreductase subunit H translates to MKLFNAALQLSVLIIIAPLLSGIIRKIKNNLRLRVGPGIFQPYYNIAKLFSKDEVISVNSSCIFRIAPYVVLSSSVAALALVPAFMPQISFWAAGDFLAVIFLLALGRFFLALAGLDTGSSFGGMGSSREMFISSFVEPAAILAIFAVSVAGGTTNMASLSLVSFVRPSAIVAAVAFFIVLLAETSRLPIDNQETHLELTMIHEAMVLEYSGPSLALIDMAAHIKQILFMTIAVNAVLPPAVSNVLLPFAPLSGFAFYCLKILIVGTCVALLEVSIAKMRLFRSVDFLLFGFLLSAITFIIAILGF, encoded by the coding sequence ATGAAACTGTTTAACGCGGCTTTGCAATTATCCGTGCTTATAATCATCGCGCCTCTTTTAAGCGGCATTATCCGCAAGATAAAGAATAATTTACGCCTGCGAGTCGGGCCGGGTATATTTCAGCCTTATTATAATATCGCAAAGCTTTTCTCTAAAGACGAAGTAATATCGGTCAACAGTTCATGTATATTCCGTATCGCGCCTTACGTTGTCTTAAGCTCAAGTGTGGCGGCTCTTGCGCTTGTACCTGCATTTATGCCTCAAATATCGTTTTGGGCCGCGGGCGATTTTCTCGCGGTGATATTTCTACTTGCACTCGGGCGGTTCTTTCTTGCTCTTGCGGGGCTTGACACGGGAAGCTCGTTTGGGGGCATGGGGTCGTCAAGAGAGATGTTCATATCCAGTTTTGTTGAGCCGGCGGCGATACTTGCCATTTTTGCGGTTTCAGTTGCCGGGGGAACCACGAACATGGCGTCTCTAAGCCTTGTCAGTTTCGTAAGGCCTTCAGCAATTGTCGCTGCTGTAGCTTTTTTCATAGTGTTGCTTGCCGAAACTTCCCGGTTGCCAATTGATAATCAGGAGACGCATCTTGAGCTTACGATGATACACGAAGCAATGGTGCTTGAATACTCAGGGCCTTCGCTTGCGCTTATTGATATGGCCGCGCACATAAAACAGATATTGTTCATGACAATTGCCGTTAATGCTGTCTTGCCGCCAGCTGTCTCTAATGTTTTACTGCCTTTTGCACCTTTGTCAGGTTTTGCGTTTTACTGTTTGAAAATTCTTATTGTCGGAACATGTGTCGCTTTGCTTGAAGTTTCAATCGCAAAAATGCGGCTTTTCAGGTCTGTAGATTTCCTGCTTTTCGGTTTTCTGCTTTCAGCGATAACTTTCATAATTGCCATACTGGGGTTTTAA
- a CDS encoding U32 family peptidase: protein MELLAPVGSKEAFVSAIRAGANALYVGMPGFNARMSASSLSVYDLSVMLAFAKEKGVKVYIALNTLIKHEEIAEVVKSIARIEPLMPDGFIVQDLGVASIIKNYFPQINMHASTQMAVHNSMGVDFLAGHGFKRVVLARELSFSELKLIAKNSTVELEVFVHGALCFCISGQCLFSSFIGGLSANRGRCTQPCRRLWKSGTQTGYLFSPKDLELASYIGKLKEIGISSLKIEGRMRSSEYVYKTVKAYRILIDAPKSGFEDALKEAKSILLEDTAREKTTCLFSGRDTNIFAPKDAQCMGNLIGKINNISQNGLEIKVDSEKCLINAGDRLRVANPQKDTTIAFSVKEFTQDGLRYTFEFRDTAEFSVGNPVYKTIDVMCDQKDLEKEINGLYASYAQKNTGGKIKDSEISQKYTSLISNVWKENKAAIAETAKEQTLWVRFANLEWFDILPAANKNLKHAFYLTKENLHGCEKIPGKFLSNITFELPPFIAQRDIPVFKEKIDALVALGVTSWVLNNVSHFGFFKVSECTLSAGQFLYTWNAYTAAFLSTVGVKNITASWEDDFLNIRKMCAPGLGKNTVVYIYGHAPIVRSRMLEKENIGQEVISSYNASQEMESKTIVELLPIYESGLALLIPKKPISFLNAQRKLIECGINNFGVDLTYIAPNKKFLDELFNAYKTQENMPDTMRFNIKRGVM from the coding sequence ATGGAACTTTTAGCACCTGTTGGTTCAAAAGAAGCATTTGTTAGCGCAATTCGCGCCGGCGCCAACGCTCTTTATGTTGGTATGCCTGGTTTTAATGCCCGTATGTCGGCATCCAGCCTTAGCGTGTATGATTTGAGTGTGATGCTTGCCTTCGCCAAAGAAAAAGGGGTAAAAGTTTATATTGCTTTAAACACATTAATTAAGCACGAAGAGATAGCAGAGGTTGTAAAAAGTATCGCCCGCATTGAGCCGCTTATGCCAGATGGTTTTATTGTGCAGGACCTTGGCGTTGCAAGCATAATTAAAAACTACTTCCCGCAAATTAATATGCATGCCAGCACCCAAATGGCCGTGCATAATAGCATGGGGGTGGATTTTCTTGCAGGGCATGGGTTTAAAAGAGTTGTTTTGGCGCGTGAATTATCGTTTTCAGAGTTAAAACTCATTGCCAAAAATTCAACCGTAGAGCTTGAAGTTTTTGTGCACGGAGCGCTTTGTTTTTGCATATCGGGGCAGTGTTTATTCTCAAGTTTTATTGGCGGTTTAAGCGCAAACCGGGGGCGCTGTACCCAACCGTGCCGCCGTTTGTGGAAAAGCGGCACGCAAACCGGTTACCTATTTTCACCCAAGGATTTGGAACTTGCAAGTTACATTGGCAAACTAAAAGAAATTGGCATTTCATCATTGAAAATTGAAGGCCGTATGAGAAGCAGCGAGTATGTTTATAAAACAGTTAAGGCATACCGCATACTAATTGATGCTCCTAAAAGTGGTTTTGAAGATGCCCTAAAAGAGGCAAAAAGCATTTTGTTGGAAGATACGGCAAGGGAGAAAACAACATGCCTATTTTCCGGCCGCGATACGAATATATTCGCACCAAAAGATGCACAGTGTATGGGGAATTTAATTGGTAAAATAAATAATATTTCACAAAATGGTTTGGAAATTAAAGTCGATAGCGAAAAATGCTTAATAAACGCAGGCGACCGACTTAGAGTTGCAAACCCGCAAAAAGACACAACAATTGCTTTCTCGGTTAAAGAATTCACACAAGATGGTTTGCGTTATACTTTTGAGTTTAGAGATACGGCTGAGTTTAGTGTAGGCAACCCTGTTTACAAAACGATTGATGTTATGTGCGACCAAAAAGATCTAGAAAAAGAAATTAATGGTTTATACGCAAGCTATGCGCAAAAAAACACTGGGGGAAAAATTAAAGATTCCGAGATATCGCAAAAATATACTTCGCTAATTTCAAATGTTTGGAAAGAAAATAAGGCGGCCATCGCTGAGACAGCTAAAGAGCAAACACTTTGGGTGCGCTTTGCAAATTTAGAGTGGTTTGATATTTTGCCTGCGGCAAATAAAAATTTGAAACATGCTTTTTACCTTACAAAAGAAAACCTACATGGGTGTGAAAAAATACCGGGTAAATTTCTTTCAAACATAACTTTTGAGTTGCCGCCATTTATTGCCCAGCGGGATATCCCGGTGTTTAAGGAAAAGATAGATGCGTTAGTTGCATTAGGTGTAACTTCGTGGGTGTTAAATAATGTTTCTCATTTTGGGTTCTTCAAAGTTAGTGAGTGCACTCTTAGCGCAGGGCAATTTTTATATACATGGAACGCTTATACAGCGGCATTTTTATCAACAGTTGGTGTTAAAAACATAACCGCGTCTTGGGAAGATGATTTTTTAAATATCAGAAAAATGTGTGCCCCCGGGCTTGGCAAAAACACAGTTGTTTATATTTACGGTCACGCCCCTATAGTGCGTTCGCGTATGTTAGAAAAAGAAAACATAGGGCAAGAAGTTATCAGTTCTTATAACGCTTCGCAAGAAATGGAAAGTAAAACCATAGTAGAATTATTGCCCATTTATGAATCAGGGCTTGCTTTGTTAATACCGAAAAAACCAATTAGTTTTTTAAACGCTCAAAGAAAGTTAATTGAATGCGGAATAAATAATTTCGGAGTTGACCTTACATATATTGCACCAAACAAAAAGTTTTTAGATGAGCTTTTTAATGCCTATAAAACTCAAGAAAATATGCCAGATACCATGCGTTTTAATATAAAACGCGGTGTTATGTGA